A genomic stretch from Photobacterium atrarenae includes:
- a CDS encoding amino acid ABC transporter substrate-binding protein: MKQLIRYSLAISTFAITLSGCDNGNTQDKELIKSLEAKIQTLEQQLAESESSPPTLSSNGSADTQALEEKIASLEKQLADSSGSGNGASTLESVKKLGYLKCGVSTGLTGFSAPNDKGEWEGLDVEFCQAVAAAALGDKTKVKYIPLTTKERFSALQNGEVDLLVRNTTWTLHRDTALGVTFAGVNYYDGQGFMVNKSLGVTNAMELDGKSVCVQSGTTTELNLADYFKFREMKYTPVIFDTEEETINGFKTAKCEVMTTDQSALYAHRLGMDDPDSVVVLPELISKEPLGPAVRHGDQQWFDIVKWTLFTMLHAEDLGVSSVSVDDMKNSNDPDIRRLIGLDGPKGKGLGLADDWSFQVIKQVGNYSESFERTIGMSSELKVRRGYNALWRDGGIQYAPPIR, from the coding sequence ATGAAGCAACTAATAAGGTACTCTCTGGCCATATCAACCTTCGCAATAACCCTCTCTGGCTGTGACAACGGCAATACTCAGGACAAGGAGCTGATCAAATCGCTGGAAGCAAAAATACAGACCCTCGAACAACAACTGGCAGAATCCGAATCATCCCCGCCGACTCTATCGAGCAATGGCTCCGCCGATACCCAAGCCCTGGAAGAGAAAATAGCCAGCTTAGAGAAACAGCTGGCCGACTCGTCCGGTAGCGGGAACGGGGCCTCAACACTGGAAAGTGTGAAAAAGCTCGGTTATCTCAAGTGCGGTGTCAGCACCGGTTTAACAGGCTTTTCCGCCCCAAATGACAAAGGTGAGTGGGAAGGTCTGGATGTTGAGTTTTGCCAGGCAGTCGCCGCTGCTGCTTTAGGCGACAAAACCAAAGTGAAATACATTCCACTCACCACCAAAGAGCGTTTTTCAGCACTGCAAAACGGTGAAGTGGATCTGCTGGTCCGCAATACCACCTGGACCCTGCACCGCGACACCGCTCTGGGCGTTACCTTTGCCGGCGTCAACTACTACGATGGCCAGGGCTTTATGGTGAATAAAAGCCTTGGTGTGACCAACGCCATGGAACTCGACGGCAAATCCGTCTGTGTCCAATCCGGCACAACCACCGAGCTCAACCTTGCAGATTACTTCAAATTCCGGGAAATGAAATATACCCCGGTCATATTCGATACCGAGGAAGAAACCATCAACGGCTTCAAAACCGCGAAGTGCGAAGTCATGACCACAGATCAGTCAGCCCTGTATGCCCACCGCCTCGGCATGGATGATCCAGACTCGGTGGTGGTGTTGCCAGAGCTCATCTCGAAAGAGCCGCTCGGCCCGGCCGTCCGCCATGGCGATCAGCAATGGTTTGATATCGTCAAGTGGACTCTGTTCACCATGCTACATGCTGAGGATTTAGGAGTGTCATCCGTCAGCGTCGATGATATGAAAAACTCCAACGATCCGGATATCCGCCGCTTAATCGGCCTTGACGGACCAAAAGGAAAAGGACTCGGTCTGGCCGATGACTGGAGCTTCCAGGTGATCAAGCAGGTCGGAAATTATAGCGAAAGCTTTGAACGTACCATAGGCATGAGCTCTGAGCTGAAAGTCCGTCGTGGCTATAACGCGCTGTGGCGGGATGGTGGGATCCAATACGCGCCCCCCATCCGTTAA
- a CDS encoding SPOR domain-containing protein has protein sequence MINLHLRFLVFSALLTSAFFSGPNYATTDIEATHCQVEKTERGWQFLNAGCDIGTGLWGKTGHSGRSFWLQCHYGKYLPNRDITSTLQAQYPKHLYLIPDQGNLRCLIGPFPTWSQAVTAKKNLAARKLTDTFIRQTLAPITVAQSAALPTPKSRPGAQRSRPVETPRETLIENRVVMNSAIYAFTFERLNYHQPMNISSVEEMPPMMNDEYGHFWSKVNYQTAESWCRRYGLRLPTLEELTALHTYGQHHLLRLQWPIKANYWSSTLSFYSGEVKTLNLRSGRGDEYRPLALLYTTCVGSAD, from the coding sequence ATGATCAACCTACATCTGCGTTTCTTGGTCTTCTCAGCCCTGTTAACTAGCGCCTTCTTTTCGGGACCGAACTACGCAACAACAGACATTGAAGCAACTCACTGTCAGGTTGAAAAAACAGAACGGGGCTGGCAATTCCTCAATGCCGGCTGCGATATCGGCACCGGCCTCTGGGGGAAAACCGGCCATTCAGGCCGGAGCTTTTGGTTACAATGTCACTACGGAAAATATCTGCCGAACCGAGACATCACTTCCACCCTCCAGGCGCAATACCCTAAGCATCTCTACCTTATCCCGGATCAAGGTAACCTTCGCTGTCTGATTGGGCCATTCCCAACCTGGTCACAAGCCGTGACGGCAAAGAAAAACCTCGCTGCACGCAAGCTGACCGATACGTTTATCCGCCAGACCCTAGCGCCGATCACCGTGGCGCAATCTGCCGCACTCCCGACGCCAAAAAGTCGTCCGGGCGCGCAACGGTCCCGGCCGGTAGAAACACCCCGGGAGACGCTGATTGAAAACCGGGTTGTCATGAATTCAGCGATTTACGCTTTTACGTTTGAGCGGCTCAATTATCACCAGCCAATGAATATCAGTTCAGTAGAAGAAATGCCGCCAATGATGAACGACGAGTACGGTCACTTCTGGTCTAAAGTGAACTACCAGACAGCCGAAAGCTGGTGCCGACGCTATGGCCTGCGCCTACCGACTCTGGAAGAGCTCACGGCCCTGCATACCTATGGCCAGCACCACCTGTTGCGCCTGCAATGGCCCATCAAGGCCAACTACTGGAGCAGTACCCTGAGTTTCTATTCCGGCGAAGTCAAAACTCTCAACTTGCGCAGTGGCCGAGGTGATGAGTACCGCCCGCTGGCGCTGCTCTATACCACCTGCGTCGGATCCGCCGATTAA